TCGGGGGCGAACCTGCTTTGGCGAACCGCGGGATTTCTAGGCGTCGTCGGCCGGATCGACGCGCAGCACCACGCCCTTGGCGGGATCCACGCCCAGCGGCACGCCGCGATAGAAGCAGGAGCGCCGGCCGGTGTGGCAGCTGTTGCCGTCGCCGCCGACCGTCACCCGGATCCAGACGGCGTCCTGATCGCAATCGACCCGCATCTCGACGATGGTCTGTACCTGTCCGCTGGTATCGCCCTTGCGCCACAGCTCCTGGCGCGAGCGGCTCCAGTAGTGGGCGATGCCGGTCTCGATGGATTTCGCCAGCGCCTCGGCGTTCATGTGGGCGAGCATCAGCACCTCGCCGGTCGCCGCGTCGGTCGCGACGCAGGTGACGAGGCCGTCGGGGCCGAACCGGGGCGTCAGCCGGTCGCCGTCTTCGAGTGCGGCCTTGTCGCCGGGGGCAGGGAAGAGCGTATCCATGGCGCCGACACAAAGCGTCCGGCGCGGCGAATGTCAATCGGGAGCCGAGCGGCGGCGGGCGACAAACGACGGCGGGGAGTGCGTTGGGCGTCCTTGCCGATACACGAACAGCCGGAGCGCCCAT
The window above is part of the Microbaculum marinisediminis genome. Proteins encoded here:
- the hisI gene encoding phosphoribosyl-AMP cyclohydrolase — its product is MDTLFPAPGDKAALEDGDRLTPRFGPDGLVTCVATDAATGEVLMLAHMNAEALAKSIETGIAHYWSRSRQELWRKGDTSGQVQTIVEMRVDCDQDAVWIRVTVGGDGNSCHTGRRSCFYRGVPLGVDPAKGVVLRVDPADDA